The proteins below are encoded in one region of Brachyspira hampsonii:
- a CDS encoding SIS domain-containing protein, whose product MEYKDLVHTVIQENKKVLEMVKLDEIEVLLSEIEKAKTIQLYAMGRMQLSVRAFAMRLKHMGFDTYVVYDTTSPSIGKGDLLIDICGVTNVELNVIKCAKEAGAKVGVLTAHPENEHGQLADFTVFIPGQIFGGDNEVKSIQPMASLLEQSMFLFTDIMVMMLIDRNNIDVSKMHKRHTNLEGIAAAFA is encoded by the coding sequence ATGGAATATAAAGATTTGGTGCATACAGTAATTCAAGAGAATAAAAAAGTATTGGAGATGGTAAAACTTGATGAAATAGAAGTTTTGTTATCTGAAATAGAAAAGGCTAAAACTATTCAGTTGTATGCTATGGGACGCATGCAGCTTTCAGTTAGAGCATTTGCTATGAGATTAAAACATATGGGATTTGATACATATGTTGTATATGATACTACTTCTCCATCTATAGGTAAAGGTGATTTACTGATAGATATATGTGGAGTTACGAATGTTGAGTTAAATGTTATAAAATGTGCTAAAGAAGCAGGTGCTAAAGTTGGGGTTTTAACAGCACATCCTGAAAATGAGCATGGTCAATTAGCAGATTTTACAGTATTTATTCCTGGTCAAATTTTTGGAGGAGATAATGAAGTAAAATCTATACAGCCTATGGCATCTTTACTTGAGCAATCAATGTTTTTATTTACAGATATAATGGTTATGATGCTTATAGATAGAAATAATATAGATGTAAGTAAAATGCATAAAAGGCATACCAATCTTGAGGGTATAGCTGCTGCTTTTGCATAA